Sequence from the Ailuropoda melanoleuca isolate Jingjing unplaced genomic scaffold, ASM200744v2 unplaced-scaffold4859, whole genome shotgun sequence genome:
TAGAGTCCATTCATGTGCATACTATAGGGGGTTATGGTTTCTGATAGGACAAATCTGGACAGAACTTCTGCAAGaccatcttttattttgtaaCCTCTTCAAGGCATCTTTGATTTCCTTGTTCCTCAGACTGTAAATCAATGGATTCATCATGGGAATAACCACAGTGTAGAATACTGATGCAAATCTGTCAAAGCTGGAGGAACCACCAGAGCTGGAACTCAAATAGACAGAGATACTTGAGGTATAGAAGAGGGAGACCGCTAGCAGATGAGAAGCACAGGTGTTGAATGCCTTGGACCTGCCTTTAGCTGAAGTGATCTTCATGATGGACATGACAATATAGCCACAGGATATCATGATAATGAGGGCATTTATTATTCCAAAAAGCATTGCTAATATAGCAAGCAGCAGTTGTACAAAGAAAGTATCGGTGCAGGACAGGATTAACAGTTGTGGCATGTCACAGAGGAAGTGCTTGATGACATTAGGCCCACAAAAGTGGAGCTGAAGCATGGTACACAATTGGGATATAGAAGCAGAGAGTCCAGCCAAATAGGATCCCAGCACCATCTGAATACAGAGGG
This genomic interval carries:
- the LOC117799384 gene encoding olfactory receptor 5AN1-like, producing MIGGGNITEITYFILLGFSDFPRILAVLFVVFLLVYILTVTWNLCLIVLIRMDSHLHTPMYFFLSNLSFIDICYVTSTAPKMLSTFFQEQQTITFVGCAVQYFVFSTMGLSESCLMTAMAYDRYTAICNPLLYSAIMSPTLCIQMVLGSYLAGLSASISQLCTMLQLHFCGPNVIKHFLCDMPQLLILSCTDTFFVQLLLAILAMLFGIINALIIMISCGYIVMSIMKITSAKGRSKAFNTCASHLLAVSLFYTSSISVYLSSSSGGSSSFDRFASVFYTVVIPMMNPLIYSLRNKEIKDALKRLQNKRWSCRSSVQICPIRNHNPL